The following proteins are co-located in the Neodiprion virginianus isolate iyNeoVirg1 chromosome 6, iyNeoVirg1.1, whole genome shotgun sequence genome:
- the LOC124306770 gene encoding uncharacterized protein LOC124306770, producing MSKVEKSISFETILEELMRISKHTILNRNCFLSKNNGPDQFVPRLQHVKLLLENPSQPIYYMNVNQSIEQNSQLHLILLMFTSLTELVLSNIIISNRMKQKYKDSEDEDLEPETSCFHAIVQNIPNVKALTINAGILEDAQLWDLAALRMIAGWRHLTSLHLVKIPIKDGQFLVEIAAQF from the exons ATgtcgaaagttgaaaagagCATAAGTTTTGAAACCATACTGGAGGAATTGATGAGGATTTCCAAACATACAATCTTGAACAGGAACTGCTTTCTGTCTAAAAATAACGGTCCAGATCAGTTCGTGCCAAGACTTCAGCATGTAAAG CTCTTGCTTGAAAATCCAAGCCAACCAATTTATTACATGAACGTGAACCAGAGCATAGAGCAGAATTCCCAGCTgcatttgatattattaatgTTTACAAGTTTGACGGAACTTGTTTTGTCCAACATAATAATAAGCAATC GTATGAAGCAAAAATATAAAGATTCTGAGGACGAGGATTTAGAACCAGAAACTTCATGTTTCCATGCAATAGTGCAAAATATTCCGAATGTGAAAGCATTGACGATAAATGCTGG AATACTGGAGGACGCACAATTGTGGGATCTGGCCGCGCTTCGCATGATCGCAGGTTGGAGACACCTTACAAGCTTGCACCTGGTGAAAATCCCGATCAAAGATGGTCAATTCCTCGTAGAAATAGCCGCACAGT TTTAA